TGCGACCGGTAGGCTGGCATCCTTCCACCCGCTCCGATCCTGCGCAAAGGTCCTGCCGCTGTGTCCAAGCCTGTCGTCCTCATCGCCGAAGAACTCTCACCCGCCACGATCGACGCCCTGGGGCCGGACTTCGATGTCCGTCAGGTCGACGGCACCGACCGTCCCGCGCTCCTGTCGGCGCTGGCCGACGCCCACGCCATCCTGATCCGGTCGGCGACGAAGGTGGATGCCGAGGCGATCGCCGCGGCTCCCGTGCTCAAGGTCGTCGCGCGCGCCGGCGTCGGACTGGACAACGTCGACATCAAGGCCGCCACGGCGGCCGGCGTCATGGTCGTCAACGCGCCGACCTCCAACATCATCTCGGCGGCCGAGTTGACGATCGGGCACATCCTCAGCCTTGCCCGGCACATCCCGGCCGCACATGCTTCGCTCGCCGCCGGTGCGTGGAAGCGCAGCTCCTTCACGGGCACGGAACTCTTCGAGAAGACGGTCGGCATCATCGGCCTCGGCCGCATCGGCGCCCTCATCGCCGCGCGTCTGCAGGCATTCGGCGTGAGTGTCGTGGCGTACGACCCGTACGTCACGCCGACGCGCGCACAGCAGCTCGGTGTGACGCTGCTGAGCTTGGACGACCTGCTCGCGCAGAGCGACTTCGTCACGATCCACATGCCGAAGACGCCCGAGACGACGGGCATGATCGGCGCGGCGCAGTTCGCGCTGATGAAGCCGACCGCGTACGTGGTGAATGTCGCGCGTGGCGGGCTCATCGACGAGGAGGCGCTGCACACAGCGCTGACCACGGGTGAGATCGCCGGCGCCGGCCTCGACGTGTTCACGAGCGAGCCGCCGAAGGCCGACGGCACCGCGTTCCCGCTGCTGTCGCTGCCGAACGTCGTCGTCACCCCGCATCTGGGTGCCTCGACCGATGAAGCGCAGGAGAAGGCCGGCATCTCGGTGGCCCGTTCGGTCAAGCTCGCCCTCGAAGGCGACCTCGTGCCCGACGCCGTCAACGTCGCCGGCGGCGTCATCGACCCGTTCGTGCGTCCCGGCATCGCCCTCGTCGAGCAGCTCGGACAGGTCTTCTCGGGCCTTGCGACCAGCGCCCTCACGAGCCTCGACATCGAGGTGCGCGGCGAGCTCGCTGCGTACGACGTGAGCGTGTACCGCCTCGCGGCGCTGAAGGGCATCTTCACGAAGATCGTCAGCGAGAACGTGTCGTACGTGAATGCGCCGCTGTTCGCCGAGCAGCGCGGCATCGAGACGCGCTTGATCGTCGAGGCGGACAGCCCGCTGTACCGCAACATCACGATCCTGCGCGGCACCCTTTCGGACGGCACCGTTCTCGAAGTGGCCGGAACGCTTGCCGGCACGCGGATGGTCCCGAAGATCGTCGGCATCAACGGCTACGAGATCGAGGTGCCGAT
The sequence above is a segment of the Microbacterium sp. PM5 genome. Coding sequences within it:
- the serA gene encoding phosphoglycerate dehydrogenase, whose protein sequence is MSKPVVLIAEELSPATIDALGPDFDVRQVDGTDRPALLSALADAHAILIRSATKVDAEAIAAAPVLKVVARAGVGLDNVDIKAATAAGVMVVNAPTSNIISAAELTIGHILSLARHIPAAHASLAAGAWKRSSFTGTELFEKTVGIIGLGRIGALIAARLQAFGVSVVAYDPYVTPTRAQQLGVTLLSLDDLLAQSDFVTIHMPKTPETTGMIGAAQFALMKPTAYVVNVARGGLIDEEALHTALTTGEIAGAGLDVFTSEPPKADGTAFPLLSLPNVVVTPHLGASTDEAQEKAGISVARSVKLALEGDLVPDAVNVAGGVIDPFVRPGIALVEQLGQVFSGLATSALTSLDIEVRGELAAYDVSVYRLAALKGIFTKIVSENVSYVNAPLFAEQRGIETRLIVEADSPLYRNITILRGTLSDGTVLEVAGTLAGTRMVPKIVGINGYEIEVPIDKHHILMRYADRPGIVAIYGQKLGEAGINIAGLFVAQPDASGRALSVLTVDQPVPDAILDDTREAIGADLFRQLEIVEA